Proteins encoded together in one Entomobacter blattae window:
- a CDS encoding pyridoxal phosphate-dependent aminotransferase: protein MPAFSNRVMALQPSATIATAMRARALKAEGKPVISLALGQPDFSTPEVAIAAAHQFASKGDMGYPPVDGHPLLKRAVQKKFLKENHLAYELDEITIGNGAKQLIFNAFMATVEKGDEVVIPAPYWVGYPLAAGLFGGVPRYALCQEQDGFRLTAEALQKELSPATKWVVLNFPNNPTGAVTSLEDMHNIADVLRRFPQSWIMCDEIYEHLIYEGVEHFSLAAIAPDLKERILTLNGVSKAYAMTGWRVGFAGAPAKLIKAMVKIQGNSTSGVCGVSQVAAAAALEEASEQVGVMRESYARRRALVLRALKEIKGVSCTEPKGAFYIYLGIKDCLGKKTRVGQQVIKTDKDFATALLEEEFVAMVHGAAFGYSPYLRLSYATDDASLTEACLRIKRFVENLQ, encoded by the coding sequence ATGCCCGCTTTTTCAAACCGTGTTATGGCTTTGCAACCTTCTGCAACAATTGCTACGGCCATGCGCGCCAGAGCATTAAAAGCCGAAGGCAAGCCTGTGATTTCGCTAGCCTTGGGGCAGCCTGATTTTTCAACACCTGAAGTAGCCATTGCGGCCGCTCATCAGTTCGCCTCAAAAGGGGATATGGGGTATCCGCCTGTTGATGGCCACCCTCTTTTAAAAAGGGCTGTGCAGAAGAAATTTCTAAAAGAAAATCACCTTGCTTATGAGCTGGATGAAATTACCATAGGGAATGGGGCAAAGCAGCTGATTTTTAATGCTTTTATGGCGACCGTAGAAAAAGGGGATGAGGTTGTTATTCCAGCACCCTATTGGGTAGGCTACCCCTTGGCAGCGGGTTTGTTTGGTGGAGTACCGCGTTATGCACTTTGTCAGGAGCAGGATGGGTTTCGATTAACGGCGGAAGCTTTACAAAAGGAATTATCGCCGGCGACAAAATGGGTTGTGCTGAATTTTCCCAATAACCCAACAGGTGCTGTAACAAGCCTTGAGGATATGCATAATATTGCAGATGTTTTACGCCGTTTTCCCCAGAGCTGGATTATGTGTGACGAGATTTATGAGCATCTCATTTATGAGGGGGTCGAACATTTTTCTCTCGCTGCTATTGCGCCGGATTTAAAGGAGAGGATTCTAACTTTGAATGGCGTGTCCAAAGCCTACGCCATGACGGGCTGGAGGGTAGGTTTTGCAGGGGCACCGGCTAAGCTTATTAAGGCCATGGTTAAAATTCAGGGAAATTCCACATCTGGTGTTTGTGGAGTAAGTCAGGTGGCTGCTGCAGCGGCTTTGGAGGAAGCCTCTGAACAGGTTGGTGTCATGCGGGAAAGCTATGCCCGCAGGCGTGCTCTTGTTCTTCGTGCCTTGAAGGAGATTAAAGGGGTAAGCTGCACAGAACCGAAGGGCGCTTTTTATATATATTTGGGTATAAAGGACTGTCTCGGCAAAAAAACCAGGGTAGGTCAGCAGGTCATAAAGACCGATAAAGACTTTGCCACAGCCTTGTTGGAAGAGGAGTTTGTGGCGATGGTGCATGGTGCTGCATTTGGATATAGCCCCTATTTAAGACTTTCTTATGCTACAGATGATGCCTCTCTTACTGAAGCCTGTCTTCGTATAAAACGATTTGTAGAAAACTTGCAGTGA
- a CDS encoding pyridoxal phosphate-dependent aminotransferase has translation MSFISEKLNRISPSQTIEITDRARVMQAQGKDVISLSAGEPDFDTPEHICRAAVKAIEEGKTRYTNVAGTLELRKAIAERFLKDSALDYSPEEIIVSTGGKQVIYNAIMATINPGDEVIIPAPAWVSYPDIVNLAGGKPVIVPCSEEQNFCLTGEGLRYAITPKTKWLILNSPNNPTGAAYTQERLKDLAAVLLEHPHIWVLMDDIYDKLVYDGFISYTMAQIEPRLKSRTVTMNGVSKAYAMTGWRIGYAGAPVELVKAMVKLQGQSTSNASSISQAAAYAAVTGPQSCIETMVDAYQQRRDFVVQSINTIRGLSCYKPMGAFYVFASLAGCLGKTTKTGILLKTDADFVKALLEEEGVATVHGSAFLYPGYFRISYATSMENLQEACHRIQRFCGELK, from the coding sequence ATGAGCTTTATTTCCGAAAAATTAAATCGTATTAGTCCCAGCCAGACCATAGAAATCACTGATAGAGCTCGCGTGATGCAAGCACAAGGAAAGGATGTTATTAGCCTCTCAGCTGGTGAGCCCGATTTTGATACGCCAGAACATATCTGCCGTGCCGCCGTGAAAGCTATTGAGGAAGGAAAAACGCGCTATACAAATGTTGCTGGCACCCTTGAGCTAAGAAAAGCGATCGCTGAGCGTTTTCTTAAGGATTCTGCTTTGGATTACAGTCCTGAGGAAATTATTGTTTCTACGGGTGGTAAGCAGGTTATATATAATGCCATCATGGCAACCATTAACCCAGGGGATGAGGTTATTATTCCAGCGCCGGCTTGGGTTAGCTATCCGGATATTGTAAACCTTGCTGGTGGTAAGCCTGTTATTGTTCCCTGCTCAGAAGAGCAGAATTTTTGCCTAACAGGAGAAGGTCTACGCTATGCGATTACCCCAAAAACAAAGTGGTTGATTTTAAATTCTCCAAACAATCCAACAGGGGCCGCTTATACGCAAGAAAGACTAAAAGATCTTGCCGCTGTTTTGTTGGAGCATCCGCATATATGGGTGCTGATGGATGATATTTATGACAAATTAGTTTATGATGGGTTCATCTCTTACACCATGGCGCAAATTGAACCACGCTTAAAAAGCCGTACAGTCACTATGAATGGTGTCTCCAAAGCCTATGCCATGACCGGCTGGAGAATAGGCTATGCGGGTGCACCGGTAGAGCTTGTCAAGGCCATGGTGAAACTCCAAGGTCAGTCTACTTCAAATGCCTCCTCCATCAGTCAAGCTGCTGCTTATGCAGCTGTTACTGGCCCGCAATCTTGTATAGAAACAATGGTAGACGCTTATCAACAACGTCGGGATTTCGTTGTTCAGTCCATCAATACTATCAGGGGTTTGTCGTGTTATAAGCCTATGGGGGCTTTTTATGTTTTTGCCTCACTGGCTGGTTGTTTAGGAAAAACCACCAAGACGGGAATTTTACTGAAAACTGATGCGGATTTTGTTAAAGCTCTTCTCGAAGAAGAAGGCGTGGCCACTGTGCATGGAAGCGCTTTTTTATATCCTGGTTATTTTCGAATCTCCTATGCGACTTCTATGGAGAACTTACAGGAAGCCTGTCATCGTATTCAACGCTTTTGTGGTGAATTAAAATAA
- a CDS encoding Hint domain-containing protein has translation MADSKIVFSADEPYKLFDNTSGDTNGITALGTVGYYQAGNVGGSGAFVPLSANGNGVTSSQGSFNGIRRPISYITIHPGEITEVGGKIAATITFSRPANGISSVEVYLKYTGYTTVAGTTALGFTYDSPVTSDANAAKIANDLATKFNGTSWYFSPTVTNSQVLNVQSPVAEVVSADVCFLAGTEIKVPGGIKLVEDVAVGDMVVTVKNGIEVAQQVVAVSHSTVAAVNTESQPVCIKKDAFADGVPYQDLFVTGEHCVFVGGKLVLARMLVNGVSIVRGDSFSRYEIYHVELSEHAVLVSNGLTTESYLDTNHNITQNGNIVHLGRKTWEKDAVAPLGTEKAFAESIYNVLLERANQLGLKSEQVAVSYVTDPDLHLLTDSGNKVSPCKVKDNEYFFIVPKVVKSARLVSRTFVPAEVEGSFIDDRRTLGVLVSDVSVCWSATRKDKVSSCFSEDMADGWYPMDHEHSRWTNGDAHLSLVEISDENTKENAVLISIKISSSGKYKTITEVVDNKNELLVS, from the coding sequence ATGGCGGATTCAAAAATAGTCTTTTCTGCAGATGAGCCTTATAAGCTGTTTGATAATACATCCGGTGATACAAATGGTATTACTGCGTTAGGGACAGTTGGCTATTACCAAGCTGGTAATGTTGGTGGCTCTGGGGCATTTGTCCCACTGAGTGCTAACGGAAATGGTGTTACCTCTAGCCAGGGTAGCTTTAATGGCATTCGTAGGCCCATTAGCTACATTACTATCCATCCTGGTGAAATTACTGAGGTTGGTGGTAAAATCGCCGCTACTATTACTTTTAGCCGCCCTGCTAATGGTATATCTTCAGTAGAAGTTTACTTGAAATATACAGGGTATACGACGGTAGCGGGAACAACCGCTTTGGGCTTTACTTATGATTCACCCGTTACATCAGATGCTAATGCAGCAAAAATTGCTAATGATTTAGCAACAAAGTTTAACGGTACATCATGGTATTTCTCTCCAACTGTTACAAACAGCCAGGTGCTGAATGTACAATCGCCTGTAGCGGAAGTTGTTAGTGCAGATGTTTGTTTTCTCGCAGGAACAGAAATAAAGGTGCCTGGTGGTATCAAGCTTGTTGAAGACGTTGCTGTTGGTGATATGGTTGTTACCGTGAAAAATGGTATTGAGGTTGCTCAGCAGGTTGTTGCTGTTTCTCATTCAACCGTTGCGGCAGTAAATACCGAAAGCCAGCCTGTTTGCATTAAAAAAGATGCTTTTGCGGATGGTGTTCCTTATCAGGACCTTTTTGTTACAGGTGAACATTGCGTGTTCGTTGGTGGAAAGCTTGTTCTAGCCAGAATGTTAGTGAACGGTGTTTCTATTGTTCGTGGTGATTCTTTCTCTCGTTATGAAATCTATCACGTAGAATTGAGTGAGCATGCTGTTCTGGTTTCAAATGGTCTGACAACAGAAAGCTATCTTGATACCAACCACAATATTACCCAAAATGGAAATATTGTGCATCTGGGCCGTAAGACATGGGAAAAAGACGCAGTAGCTCCCCTTGGAACAGAGAAAGCTTTTGCAGAATCGATCTATAATGTTTTGTTAGAGCGTGCAAACCAGTTAGGCCTTAAATCTGAGCAGGTAGCGGTAAGCTATGTGACAGATCCTGATCTTCACCTTTTAACTGATAGTGGAAACAAAGTTTCTCCTTGTAAGGTTAAGGATAACGAGTACTTCTTTATCGTTCCTAAGGTTGTTAAATCTGCACGTCTTGTTTCAAGAACTTTTGTGCCAGCTGAGGTTGAAGGGTCATTTATTGATGATCGTCGTACTTTAGGTGTTCTGGTTTCTGATGTTTCCGTATGTTGGAGTGCAACAAGAAAGGATAAAGTCTCTTCTTGCTTCTCAGAAGATATGGCTGATGGCTGGTATCCAATGGATCATGAGCATTCACGTTGGACGAATGGTGATGCACACTTGTCATTGGTGGAAATATCTGATGAAAACACAAAAGAAAATGCTGTTTTAATCAGTATTAAAATTTCTTCTTCGGGAAAATATAAAACGATTACTGAAGTTGTTGATAATAAGAATGAATTGTTAGTTTCATAG
- the hpnR gene encoding hopanoid C-3 methylase HpnR, with product MKLLAVHPSALMYTRVFLRLEPLGLEIVAGAARNDAHDVKIFDLQIEKHKDYFTLIRSFQPDAICFGGNYLANIPEIIDLARTTRRILPHSLIFVGGHSVSFVADEVLRQSNNAIDCIVKGEGEAIVCELLEAFEKKIPLHTLPGIVTKDGEGPAPHFVKSLDDIRPARDLLQNRHKYFIGTLDPAASIEFARGCPWDCMFCSAWTFYGRSYRTASPKAIAEELEHIEEPGIFIVDDVAFVHAEHGMAIANEIKKRGIKKEYYLETRGDVLLRNKEVFKVWSEIGLRYMFIGMEAVDAEGLKQFRKRISLDQNFEALEYARSLGIMVAINIIADPSWTKERFETIRQWCLEIPEIVNISVTTPYPGTEIWHKDKRHLTTRDYRLFDIQHAVLPTTLPLDEFYKELVKTQQVMNMKHMGWQAVADMFGILWDKVVRHNQWNFAKSIWKFNSVFNPQQQIADHMRPSRYLISPPDELSDKTFNKNKLYIHAPSGRKSRTLDDKTEKFVDATRMATE from the coding sequence ATGAAGCTTTTGGCCGTTCACCCAAGCGCCCTTATGTATACCCGTGTTTTCTTACGGTTGGAGCCCCTTGGGCTGGAAATAGTAGCTGGGGCAGCGCGCAATGATGCTCACGACGTTAAGATTTTTGACCTTCAAATTGAAAAGCATAAAGACTATTTTACCCTTATCCGTAGCTTTCAGCCCGATGCCATCTGCTTCGGAGGAAATTACCTAGCCAATATCCCCGAGATCATTGATTTGGCACGCACAACACGTCGAATCCTTCCCCACAGCCTTATATTTGTTGGTGGGCATTCCGTTTCTTTTGTTGCCGATGAAGTTCTTCGCCAGAGCAACAATGCCATTGACTGTATTGTTAAAGGTGAAGGAGAAGCTATTGTTTGTGAACTTTTAGAAGCTTTCGAAAAGAAAATTCCTCTTCATACCCTCCCGGGTATTGTCACTAAGGATGGTGAAGGCCCTGCCCCCCACTTCGTCAAATCTCTAGATGATATAAGACCTGCTCGGGATCTTTTACAAAATAGACATAAATACTTTATCGGCACCCTTGATCCAGCCGCTTCTATAGAATTTGCTCGAGGATGCCCCTGGGATTGCATGTTCTGCAGTGCCTGGACCTTTTATGGGCGTTCTTATCGCACAGCCAGCCCAAAGGCTATTGCTGAGGAGCTAGAGCATATTGAAGAGCCTGGCATTTTTATTGTCGATGATGTTGCCTTTGTTCATGCTGAACACGGCATGGCAATCGCTAATGAAATAAAAAAACGAGGCATAAAAAAAGAATATTATCTTGAAACCCGAGGTGATGTTCTTCTGCGCAATAAGGAAGTTTTTAAAGTCTGGTCAGAAATTGGCCTTCGTTACATGTTTATCGGAATGGAAGCTGTCGATGCAGAAGGATTGAAACAGTTTCGTAAGCGCATCTCTCTTGATCAAAATTTTGAAGCTCTCGAATATGCTCGCTCTTTGGGGATCATGGTCGCTATTAACATTATTGCTGATCCCTCATGGACGAAAGAACGTTTTGAAACAATCCGCCAATGGTGTCTGGAAATTCCAGAAATCGTTAATATTTCAGTGACTACTCCCTATCCAGGAACAGAAATTTGGCACAAAGATAAACGCCATCTCACAACAAGAGATTACCGCTTGTTTGATATCCAACACGCCGTTCTCCCGACAACCCTACCGTTAGATGAATTTTATAAGGAACTCGTCAAAACCCAACAGGTTATGAATATGAAACATATGGGTTGGCAGGCCGTGGCCGACATGTTTGGTATTTTATGGGATAAGGTTGTACGCCATAATCAATGGAATTTTGCGAAATCCATATGGAAATTCAATAGCGTCTTTAATCCCCAGCAACAAATTGCCGACCATATGCGCCCATCTCGTTATCTCATATCTCCACCTGATGAATTAAGCGATAAAACCTTCAATAAAAACAAGCTTTATATTCATGCTCCAAGTGGTCGTAAATCTCGAACACTCGACGATAAAACAGAAAAATTTGTTGACGCGACTCGAATGGCTACTGAGTAA